The following proteins come from a genomic window of Companilactobacillus pabuli:
- a CDS encoding ABC transporter permease — protein sequence MFLTIKELLHDKLKFSALGLIIFLIVFLVLFITGLASGLANDAGSAIKETAAQTFVLQKGSESRLNRSELTEQDWQKFQNKYHDKAAKLSVSQMSIQQANNASKKTDIAYFIIDANSFLNPATISGQKLRNTDSNQVVVSDKLKSSGYKLGDKFKDPATKTTFEIAGFTDNKAYSHTPVIYLNQKQAQKLSPNTNFNTIALKSKISKKSGYQVISQQTLIDAIPGYSAEQGSLYLMIGFLYIISLFVLAVFFYIINLQKLSDFGTLKALGTKTSYLVKHVLSEMGILSLVSIIVASGVTYGISLYMPASMPFNLGTTTLLGTGLLFLIITLISALLSLIKVVKVDPISAIGGNN from the coding sequence ATGTTTCTCACAATAAAAGAATTATTACACGATAAATTGAAATTTTCAGCTTTAGGACTCATCATTTTTTTAATTGTTTTCTTAGTTTTGTTCATTACTGGTTTAGCTAGTGGTCTTGCAAATGACGCTGGTTCTGCCATTAAGGAAACCGCCGCTCAAACTTTTGTTTTACAAAAGGGTTCTGAATCTAGATTGAATCGCTCAGAATTAACTGAACAAGATTGGCAAAAATTTCAAAATAAATATCACGATAAAGCAGCCAAATTAAGTGTTTCGCAAATGTCTATTCAACAAGCTAACAACGCTAGTAAGAAGACTGATATCGCTTATTTCATAATTGACGCTAACAGTTTTTTGAACCCCGCAACTATTTCTGGCCAAAAGTTAAGAAATACTGACAGCAACCAAGTCGTCGTCAGCGATAAATTAAAATCTTCCGGCTACAAACTCGGTGATAAATTCAAAGACCCAGCCACCAAAACAACCTTTGAAATTGCTGGTTTTACTGACAACAAAGCCTATTCACATACGCCAGTAATTTATCTCAACCAAAAACAAGCTCAAAAACTTTCACCAAATACTAATTTCAATACGATTGCTTTAAAGAGTAAAATTTCTAAAAAATCTGGCTATCAAGTTATTAGTCAACAAACCTTAATCGATGCCATCCCCGGATATTCAGCTGAACAAGGTTCACTCTACTTAATGATTGGTTTCCTTTACATCATTTCCTTATTCGTACTAGCTGTCTTCTTCTATATTATCAATTTACAAAAATTAAGCGACTTCGGAACTCTAAAAGCTCTTGGGACCAAAACTTCATATTTAGTTAAGCACGTCCTATCAGAAATGGGAATTCTCTCTCTTGTTTCTATCATAGTTGCTTCAGGAGTTACTTATGGTATTTCACTTTACATGCCTGCCTCAATGCCATTTAACTTAGGCACAACAACCTTGCTTGGCACTGGGCTGCTCTTTCTAATAATCACTCTGATCAGTGCCTTGTTATCCTTAATCAAAGTTGTCAAAGTCGATCCAATTTCTGCAATCGGAGGTAATAACTAA
- a CDS encoding ABC transporter ATP-binding protein — translation MPVLELKNIIKKYPDGQNINEVLKDVSFQVNQGEFAAIVGPSGAGKSTLLTIMGALLTPTSGQILLNGQDISQLSKKKQTEIRLNQIGFIFQNSDLIPYLKIKDQLQFIQKISSKKPVDAIGILDNLGLKSRLNSYPNVLSGGEKQRVAIARAFINQPNLILADEPTASLDSQRGHDAVSIIQQTVHQENKAAVMVTHDERVLDLVDTIWEIEDGKLKKVQ, via the coding sequence ATGCCAGTTTTAGAATTAAAAAATATCATCAAAAAATATCCCGATGGACAAAATATCAACGAAGTTTTAAAAGACGTCTCTTTTCAAGTTAATCAAGGAGAATTTGCGGCTATCGTCGGTCCCAGTGGTGCTGGTAAAAGTACTTTACTGACAATCATGGGTGCTTTATTGACGCCGACTTCTGGACAAATACTCTTAAATGGTCAAGATATTAGTCAGCTATCCAAGAAAAAGCAAACCGAGATTCGACTCAACCAAATTGGTTTTATCTTCCAAAATTCTGACTTGATTCCCTATTTAAAAATCAAAGATCAACTACAATTCATCCAAAAGATTTCTTCTAAAAAACCAGTCGATGCCATAGGAATCCTCGATAATTTGGGTCTCAAGTCACGTCTCAATAGTTATCCAAACGTTCTATCTGGTGGTGAAAAGCAAAGAGTCGCAATCGCCAGAGCCTTCATCAATCAACCGAACTTGATTTTAGCTGATGAACCAACTGCCAGTCTTGATTCCCAAAGAGGGCATGATGCCGTCTCCATCATTCAACAGACGGTTCATCAAGAAAACAAAGCTGCCGTCATGGTAACTCATGATGAGCGAGTGCTTGATTTAGTCGATACGATTTGGGAAATTGAAGACGGTAAATTAAAGAAAGTTCAATAA
- a CDS encoding NAD-dependent epimerase/dehydratase family protein: MARKVVIFGANGFVGGEFAKQFIENGDSVTSVSRTGEPLGNESWYSKVDWKVGNALGTGFWENYLKDADVVVDTIGEYQESQNENLTFEKVNYQSALNIADAAEKNKVPVFVYISADDIPGANRRYISTKRDAEDNLNKRSFRTVIMRPATMVTDDDKVDSDSKYRSLPVSMVALAALDAVDNDKENVTLGVDDIDKL; encoded by the coding sequence ATGGCAAGAAAAGTAGTAATTTTTGGTGCAAATGGATTCGTAGGTGGCGAATTCGCTAAACAATTTATCGAAAATGGAGATTCAGTAACAAGTGTTTCTAGAACCGGTGAACCTTTAGGCAATGAATCATGGTATAGCAAAGTAGACTGGAAAGTCGGAAATGCTTTAGGCACTGGCTTTTGGGAAAATTATCTAAAGGACGCTGACGTGGTTGTTGACACAATTGGTGAATATCAAGAAAGTCAAAATGAGAACTTAACTTTTGAGAAGGTTAATTATCAAAGTGCTCTAAATATTGCCGATGCAGCTGAAAAGAACAAGGTTCCAGTCTTTGTTTATATTTCAGCTGATGATATTCCTGGTGCTAATAGGCGTTATATCAGTACTAAACGTGACGCTGAAGATAACTTGAATAAGCGTAGTTTTAGAACGGTTATCATGAGACCAGCTACAATGGTGACCGATGATGATAAAGTTGATTCTGATTCCAAGTACCGTAGTTTACCTGTCAGTATGGTTGCCTTAGCAGCCTTAGATGCTGTGGATAATGATAAGGAAAATGTCACTTTGGGCGTTGACGATATTGATAAATTGTAA
- a CDS encoding aldo/keto reductase, protein MDNLIKIGNTDVTSKKIGLGTNKVGGHNLFENLKDEDGYAVVKEAIDSGITTLDTAFMYGLGRSEEIIGDVIQNYDRSKLVIATKAAQDPDNDLKYNNSPEFLKKSVDLALKRLKTDYIDIFYIHFPDEKTPKNEAVAALNELKKAGKIKAIGVSNFSLEQIKEANKDGLVDIVEDNYSLVHRDAEQSLFPYLRKNNISFVPYFPLASGLLTGKYNASDYKKFKQFTKDEFDNILKSIDVVQKIADKYDATVAQVVLAWYMKNPDISIVIPGARKPAQVDQNVKSLSVELGNSDYHVIDEAFE, encoded by the coding sequence ATGGATAACTTAATTAAAATTGGTAATACTGATGTAACTAGTAAAAAGATTGGTCTTGGGACTAACAAAGTTGGTGGACACAATCTATTTGAAAATTTAAAAGATGAAGATGGCTATGCTGTTGTTAAAGAAGCTATCGACAGTGGTATCACAACTTTGGATACAGCCTTCATGTACGGACTCGGTCGTTCGGAAGAGATTATTGGCGATGTAATTCAAAACTATGATCGTAGTAAATTGGTTATCGCTACTAAGGCTGCTCAAGATCCTGATAATGACTTGAAATATAATAATAGTCCTGAATTTTTGAAAAAGTCAGTTGATTTAGCCTTGAAACGTTTAAAGACTGACTATATTGATATTTTCTATATTCATTTTCCAGATGAAAAAACACCTAAGAATGAAGCAGTGGCCGCTTTGAATGAGTTAAAGAAAGCTGGAAAGATCAAAGCAATCGGAGTTTCAAACTTCTCGTTGGAACAAATTAAAGAAGCTAATAAAGATGGTTTAGTTGATATTGTGGAAGATAATTACAGTTTGGTACATCGGGATGCCGAACAAAGTTTATTCCCATATTTGAGAAAGAATAATATCTCATTTGTGCCATATTTCCCATTAGCTTCAGGTTTGTTAACGGGTAAATATAATGCTTCTGATTATAAGAAATTTAAGCAGTTTACTAAAGATGAGTTCGATAATATCTTGAAGTCGATTGATGTCGTTCAAAAAATTGCTGATAAGTACGACGCAACCGTTGCTCAAGTAGTTTTGGCATGGTATATGAAGAATCCAGATATTTCTATCGTGATACCAGGTGCTAGAAAACCAGCCCAAGTAGATCAAAACGTGAAATCTTTGAGTGTTGAGTTAGGTAATTCTGATTACCATGTGATTGATGAAGCATTTGAATAA